A region from the Geobacillus vulcani PSS1 genome encodes:
- a CDS encoding GDYXXLXY domain-containing protein — protein MAARIVKTGYALAFLCIIAGIVYFFAANWPEMGREAKVGISIGMMAGFYGASAVLAGRHRFLGRWMLIGGVLSFGISLALVGQIYNSHADSYWLFLIWLAPTALLARLTKDPALSVIAVVLLQLACWFYYFPSAYHIEWREWASFGWLLLFAVVNGALFRFSRSPWTAYLAYAAMHGWLLVIGITGFSYGRDVWWPYVYAALLAGLLYYFFSVAKQRGYGLVTSLFAGLFLLIQYHRLLVDHFETWLLLLGLVAATIILYGGVVFLRRAGMFSAGTRAGKWFLAAFQAVITLAASSLAISSLLGLYFLWADTWSPYVLFFLSIFGLVLPAWLGRRWNAVVRYTLLAVGYGLGWTVTWELSTVVLVLYIAVLAVGVIRFPERGMQRLTTVALTLYLYVVLDVNMENGRVELLLLALWNGVLYAYSRWRGKTAMTPLVLALSALGIATSVDIFQADGLYMASNLAMVAVLAFFLFQRRRRERTIAWGYTVLYFVLKYYELAWNLLHKSVSLLAAGVVLLAWAVWLEKRNRLHFPREAVWPRNVSLGVLLMVVAQFLFTGYTVWEKERLLRDGQLVKLALEPVDPRSVLQGDYIRLRYDISTISSLDGSGKVQVMLRKGPDGVYRFAGVYAVNGQKRPGAVRQQGDILISGTFYGEQAVYGIESYFVPEQTGERWRDARFAYVRVSRNGDALLEKIGAE, from the coding sequence ATGGCGGCCCGGATCGTGAAAACAGGGTATGCGTTGGCGTTTTTGTGCATCATTGCCGGCATCGTTTATTTTTTTGCCGCCAACTGGCCGGAGATGGGGCGAGAGGCGAAAGTCGGAATCAGTATCGGCATGATGGCGGGGTTTTATGGAGCAAGCGCTGTTCTGGCGGGCCGCCATCGCTTTTTAGGGCGCTGGATGTTGATCGGTGGGGTGTTGTCGTTTGGCATCTCATTGGCGTTAGTAGGACAAATTTATAATTCTCACGCCGACAGTTATTGGTTGTTCCTCATTTGGCTGGCGCCGACAGCGTTGTTGGCGCGGCTGACGAAAGATCCGGCGCTTTCGGTCATCGCTGTCGTGCTGCTGCAACTTGCTTGCTGGTTTTATTATTTTCCTTCCGCTTACCATATCGAGTGGAGGGAATGGGCATCGTTTGGCTGGCTGCTCCTGTTCGCTGTGGTCAACGGCGCGCTCTTTCGCTTCAGCCGTTCGCCTTGGACAGCGTATCTCGCTTATGCGGCGATGCACGGCTGGCTGCTTGTCATCGGCATCACCGGCTTTTCGTACGGGCGCGATGTCTGGTGGCCATACGTGTATGCGGCGCTGCTTGCCGGGCTGCTTTACTACTTTTTCTCCGTTGCCAAACAGCGGGGATATGGTTTGGTGACGAGTTTGTTTGCCGGCTTGTTTTTGTTGATTCAATACCACCGTTTGCTGGTGGATCATTTTGAAACATGGCTGCTTCTGCTCGGACTTGTTGCTGCAACCATCATCCTGTACGGCGGGGTCGTCTTTCTCCGGCGGGCCGGGATGTTTTCGGCGGGAACGCGGGCCGGAAAATGGTTTTTGGCCGCGTTTCAAGCGGTGATTACGCTCGCAGCTTCGTCGTTGGCCATATCGAGTTTGCTCGGCTTGTATTTTCTGTGGGCGGACACGTGGTCGCCGTATGTGCTGTTTTTCCTTTCGATCTTTGGATTGGTGCTTCCGGCTTGGCTCGGCCGCCGTTGGAACGCCGTTGTGCGTTATACGCTGCTGGCGGTCGGTTACGGGCTTGGATGGACGGTGACGTGGGAACTGTCGACGGTGGTGTTGGTTCTTTATATCGCCGTGCTCGCCGTGGGAGTGATCCGTTTCCCGGAGCGCGGGATGCAGCGGTTGACGACGGTTGCGTTGACGCTTTATTTGTATGTAGTGCTTGATGTGAACATGGAGAATGGACGGGTGGAGCTGTTGCTGCTCGCTCTATGGAACGGGGTGCTGTACGCATACAGTCGATGGAGAGGGAAGACGGCCATGACTCCGCTCGTACTGGCGCTTAGTGCGCTCGGGATTGCGACAAGTGTTGATATCTTCCAAGCTGATGGGCTTTATATGGCGTCCAATCTCGCTATGGTGGCGGTGCTCGCCTTTTTCTTGTTTCAACGGCGGCGCCGCGAGCGGACCATTGCTTGGGGGTATACGGTTCTTTATTTTGTGCTCAAATATTATGAGCTGGCGTGGAACTTGCTCCATAAATCGGTCAGTTTGTTGGCGGCTGGGGTGGTGTTGCTCGCTTGGGCTGTTTGGCTGGAAAAACGGAATCGGCTTCATTTCCCTAGGGAGGCGGTGTGGCCTCGAAACGTTTCCTTAGGTGTCCTGTTGATGGTCGTTGCCCAATTTCTGTTTACCGGATATACCGTATGGGAGAAAGAACGGCTATTGCGAGACGGACAGTTGGTAAAATTAGCGCTCGAGCCGGTGGATCCGCGTTCTGTGCTGCAAGGGGATTATATCCGGCTTCGCTATGACATTTCTACGATCTCGTCTCTGGATGGAAGTGGAAAGGTGCAGGTGATGTTGCGAAAAGGACCGGACGGAGTGTACCGTTTCGCCGGAGTGTATGCCGTCAATGGCCAAAAACGGCCTGGGGCTGTGCGGCAGCAGGGAGACATTTTGATCAGCGGCACTTTCTATGGTGAGCAGGCCGTGTATGGAATTGAATCGTATTTCGTGCCGGAACAAACCGGGGAACGGTGGCGGGACGCCCGCTTCGCTTATGTGCGCGTCAGCCGAAACGGCGATGCGCTGCTTGAAAAGATCGGCGCGGAATGA